Proteins encoded together in one Vitis vinifera cultivar Pinot Noir 40024 chromosome 4, ASM3070453v1 window:
- the LOC104879160 gene encoding T-complex protein 1 subunit delta has translation MRSVATWLHLDVVSAGCCMGVIVDDTAWVKSLVFDKKISHSASRPTGVENAKIVVIQFQILTPKTDIEQSIVISDYTQMDRILKEERNYILGMIRKIKGIGCNVLLIQKSIHRDEMTDLSLNCLTQAKILVIKDVECVEIEFITKTLNCLPVANIEHFRAKKLGFAY, from the coding sequence ATGAGATCCGTCGCCACGTGGTTGCACCTGGACGTGGTCTCCGCAGGTTGCTGCATGGGAGTTATTGTGGACGATACCGCTTGGGTCAAGAGTTTGGTTTTCGACAAGAAGATCAGTCACTCGGCTAGTAGGCCAACCGGGGTGGAGAATGCTAAGATTGTAGTGATCCAGTTTCAGATTTTGACTCCAAAGACTGATATTGAGCAGAGTATAGTGATTTCCGATTATACCCAAATGGACCGGATattgaaagaagaaagaaactaTATTCTGGGTATGATTAGGAAGATTAAGGGTATTGGCTGTAACGTTCTATTGATTCAGAAGAGTATACATAGAGATGAAATGACGGATTTGTCGTTGAATTGTCTTACTCAAGCAAAGATTTTGGTGATAAAGGATGTGGAGTGTGTTGAAATTGAGTTCATTACAAAGACTTTGAATTGTTTGCCAGTTGCAAACATTGAGCATTTCAGGGCAAAGAAGTTGGGTTTTGCATATTGA